One window of the Thermomicrobiales bacterium genome contains the following:
- the modA gene encoding molybdate ABC transporter substrate-binding protein, giving the protein MERSRRIIAASMALVLILATGGCGGNSADKTAIPSSIAASPTGAPAVLPTTSGTGSPTSSPTSAPLSGSLTVFAAASLTDAFTEIGNRLTAENPGLRISFNFAGSQALVTQLQQGARADVFASADLKQMTAAQGANLIDGNPIVFTHNRLTIIVPASNPGGINAPIDLAKPGLKIVIANKDVPVGRYTRQSLDLMSADPAFGADFRARVEANVVSEENNVKQVVTKVQLGEADAGIVYASDVTAAVQGDVATIGIPDSMNVIAEYPIARVAGGNAALGQAFIDAVLSAAGQQTLQAHGFH; this is encoded by the coding sequence GTGGAACGATCGCGTCGGATCATCGCAGCCAGTATGGCGCTCGTGCTGATTCTCGCCACGGGTGGCTGCGGCGGTAATTCAGCTGACAAGACAGCAATCCCGTCGAGTATCGCCGCCAGTCCCACCGGCGCGCCGGCGGTGTTGCCAACAACCTCCGGAACCGGGTCTCCGACTTCGTCGCCGACGAGCGCGCCGCTCTCCGGGTCCCTGACGGTCTTCGCTGCCGCGTCGTTGACCGATGCGTTCACCGAGATCGGCAACCGGCTCACGGCGGAGAATCCCGGCCTTCGGATCTCGTTCAACTTCGCCGGTTCGCAGGCGCTCGTCACCCAACTGCAACAGGGCGCGCGGGCGGACGTGTTTGCGTCGGCAGACCTGAAGCAGATGACGGCTGCTCAGGGCGCGAACCTGATCGACGGTAACCCGATAGTCTTTACCCACAACCGACTGACGATCATCGTTCCCGCCAGCAATCCGGGTGGCATCAACGCGCCGATCGACCTTGCTAAGCCCGGCCTGAAAATCGTCATCGCCAACAAGGATGTGCCGGTCGGTCGCTATACACGACAGTCGCTCGACCTGATGAGCGCCGACCCGGCCTTCGGCGCGGACTTCCGGGCGCGCGTCGAGGCGAATGTCGTCTCTGAGGAGAATAACGTCAAGCAGGTGGTCACCAAGGTACAGCTCGGCGAGGCAGACGCCGGGATCGTCTATGCGTCCGACGTAACGGCGGCAGTGCAGGGCGATGTCGCGACAATCGGGATCCCGGATTCCATGAACGTGATCGCGGAATATCCGATTGCGCGTGTTGCTGGTGGTAACGCGGCGCTCGGCCAGGCGTTCATTGACGCGGTCCTGTCCGCGGCCGGGCAGCAGACGCTACAAGCGCACGGATTTCACTAG